A region of Methyloversatilis discipulorum DNA encodes the following proteins:
- the hpf gene encoding ribosome hibernation-promoting factor, HPF/YfiA family: MNLTITGHHLEVTPAIREYVETKLDRVIRHFDHVTSVSVILSVEKLRQKAEVTLHVRGKDIFVEAESEDMYATLDNLIDKLDRQVLKHKEKSGEHTREALKHQAAE, encoded by the coding sequence ATGAACCTCACCATCACCGGCCATCACCTCGAAGTCACCCCGGCCATCCGCGAATACGTCGAAACGAAACTCGACCGCGTGATCCGCCATTTCGACCACGTGACCAGCGTTTCCGTCATCCTGTCGGTGGAAAAGCTGCGACAGAAGGCGGAAGTTACGCTGCACGTCCGCGGCAAGGACATCTTCGTGGAAGCCGAAAGCGAGGACATGTACGCGACGCTCGACAACCTGATCGACAAGCTCGATCGCCAGGTGCTCAAGCACAAGGAGAAGTCCGGCGAACACACCCGTGAAGCACTGAAGCACCAGGCGGCAGAATGA
- the ptsN gene encoding PTS IIA-like nitrogen regulatory protein PtsN, translating into MTLIAKLLPISNICLGLDASSKKRVFEQAGLLFENNQGIARSQVFDSLFAREKLGSTGLGQGVAIPHGRIKGLKEAIGGFVRLENPVAFDAPDGRPVNLLFVLLVPEQATELHLQILSELAQMFADKAFREQLMQAADVPAIHTLFTAWQPAHAETQRRAAV; encoded by the coding sequence ATGACGCTTATCGCAAAGCTGTTGCCCATTTCGAACATCTGCCTCGGCCTCGACGCCAGCAGCAAGAAGCGTGTGTTCGAACAAGCCGGCCTGCTTTTCGAAAACAACCAGGGCATCGCCCGCAGCCAGGTGTTCGACAGCCTGTTCGCGCGCGAAAAGCTCGGTTCGACCGGCCTCGGCCAGGGTGTGGCCATTCCGCATGGCCGCATCAAGGGCCTGAAGGAAGCCATCGGCGGCTTCGTGCGACTGGAAAACCCGGTTGCCTTCGACGCGCCGGACGGCCGCCCGGTCAATCTCCTGTTCGTGCTGCTGGTCCCGGAGCAGGCGACCGAACTGCATCTGCAGATCCTGTCCGAGCTGGCGCAGATGTTTGCCGACAAGGCCTTCCGCGAACAGCTGATGCAGGCCGCCGACGTACCCGCCATCCACACCCTGTTCACAGCCTGGCAGCCCGCGCATGCGGAAACTCAGCGTCGCGCGGCTGTTTGA